From Anopheles arabiensis isolate DONGOLA chromosome 3, AaraD3, whole genome shotgun sequence, a single genomic window includes:
- the LOC120900574 gene encoding zinc carboxypeptidase-like — MVTERFVGLALVCAVTLVACAHGKLSYENYAVYRVDIASEKQLAVLQHLESLPNGYTFLDFPSSVNKSVEVVIPPSEVVNAQRLFRQHGITNSLITGNLKQILDQERPARRKAEGFGWTDYHTLEEIYAWLDEMVAQYSTVLSVETIGQTYEKRDMKVIKLSYKAGNQGIFIDANIHAREWITSATVTWLLNELLTSEDARVRYIAENYDWFIVPVANPDGFVYTHTTERLWRKTRTQHNLLCYGTDPNRNFNFQWNNGGTSTTPCSDTYSGPAPESEVEVSNLTTFVRSIAANVKLALSIHSRGQYILLPFGYNNAPRAYNYQDLMQIGQRASVDMYKLYNKPYRVGTTADVLYVASGISVDWAFAIAGIPLSYTYELRDQVEFGFILPADQIVPNAEELLEGIASMIDEAKILGYM; from the exons ATGGTAACGGAACGGTTCGTGGGTCTAGCGCTAGTTTGCGCAGTGACGTTGGTAGCTTGCGCTCACGGCAAGCTTAGCTACGAAAACTATGCAGTGTATAGGGTTGACATTGCTTCGGAGAAACAGCTGGCGGTGCTGCAACACCTGGAGTCCCTTCCCAATGGG TACACCTTTCTGGACTTTCCATCGAGTGTGAACAAGAGTGTTGAAGTTGTCATTCCACCCAGTGAGGTAGTGAATGCGCAAAGACTCTTCCGACAGCATGGCATCACGAATAGCCTCATCACTGGCAACCTGAAACA aATCCTTGATCAGGAGCGTCCCGCTCGCAGAAAGGCGGAAGGTTTCGGCTGGACCGACTATCACACCCTCGAAGAGATCTACGCCTGGCTGGACGAGATGGTGGCACAGTACAGTACCGTCCTGTCGGTGGAAACCATTGGGCAAACGTACGAGAAGCGTGACATGAAGGTGATCAAGCTGTCGTACAAGGCGGGCAATCAGGGCATCTTTATCGATGCGAACATTCACGCCCGCGAATGGATCACTTCGGCTACCGTTACGTGGCTACTGAACGAGCTGCTCACGTCCGAGGATGCTCGTGTGCGTTATATTGCGGAAAATTATGACTGGTTCATTGTGCCTGTGGCGAATCCGGATGGGTTTGTGTACACGCATACCACG GAACGCCTGTGGCGCAAAACCCGAACCCAACACAATCTGCTGTGCTACGGAACTGATCCTAATCGCAACTTCAACTTCCAATGGAACA ATGGCGGAACTTCTACGACGCCCTGCTCCGACACTTACTCCGGCCCGGCGCCGGAGTCAGAAGTTGAAGTGAGCAATCTCACCACTTTCGTACGATCGATTGCCGCAAACGTGAAACTTGCGCTGTCAATTCACTCGCGCGGTCAGTATATACTACTTCCTTTCGGGTACAACAATGCACCACGCGCCTACAACTATCAAGATCTGATGCAGATCGGACAGCGTGCCTCGGTTGATATGTACAAGCTGTACAACAAACCCTACCGCGTCGGAACGACCGCCGATGTGCTGT ATGTTGCATCGGGTATTTCCGTGGATTGGGCGTTTGCCATCGCTGGTATCCCGCTGAGCTACACGTACGAGCTGCGCGATCAGGTAGAGTTTGGCTTCATTCTGCCTGCAGATCAAATCGTGCCGAACGCTGAGGAGCTGCTCGAAGGCATTGCCAGCATGATCGATGAGGCGAAGATTCTGGGCTACATGTGA
- the LOC120901733 gene encoding uncharacterized protein LOC120901733: MKWLVLAFALVAATSWAQGSTVKSVFVGTDAQEYVYEYELDVTTGVVEPEYGSMYRVKAFMHVRPDPSGNGTFVYFDQPKVFLYTGHLPLPVEPTDANYTQYAKQAEPFVQPFYVTYDKFGMVQEVFTTKTDVLWSVNLKKGVAGMLQLPVNKIPAKTLAKPFVFTETEESVYGKVNVTYAVNPLHYETVKIVKTPDYETFTHLPHVMYSNVESHQAFHNWTTWNSVLPVVEYEVQYGKHGVYVLKAHSESIKYVQPFTVEGQKQYVKTEQKVKYVQAVAPTKQYEFSSFPMYHYVHYETSESVFEETYPTLATFTPVVDISTVGPKVQAMLYEAVQYLQETPITHQQTDTKHGIVITRIIESLKPFTVENYAQFWTVLTKSTTPKDLMAVDIFYKVLPSVGTKYAVQFVMDMVKNHKVKDSVASGMLFSLGVNVRAPSVELLHSVEEFMNFPNYVKPDVAHAAILSFGTMVYKTFQHDHYSTEIEKYIKVYYKHLKEAKTFEEQLVWLHGLKNIQLGTVGELLVPLVKGEQVLELAYDRHLQVHVIYALMEIMEHEHDALFEVVFPIVVDDTLPVELRVAAVKVIVSMEDVHYFTKLVAFMKMEKNVHLYSYFVTTVRSLVNSDVYFGTDFYHYLQHVVTEFVHYDAAVETKSFFYDYVDPEQKVGSIIRGNMIADVKYNKVNQFYVSFAPYVMDRVYDLYSVYVKFEGVHNPLSLVWPKLFNVDPKTINEPITKNHENVPVHVEFTFMANGKVVYTKYFNEETIKQFYTYTYLTILKTLQYQFTTVLNVAEVELYTPTYDGVPAKINLKLPVVSQFKYNVVVPSTTNANEVTLTVSSFFRMWAHGYYGVSVYNPFALTWQGARRVQAFDFNVPLVFDVIFNFQQNSFKLVWSKHANEAFNVVGFKSHVKTQVYARPDTEVDYLKSTCPTCFHYETVTAVPAPKKKDVVLYEAHSKYTGLHFYLSVFDVEVPPTVKYYKSLTDVFTSELFHDLEHVTVFDFVTKYLTWFYTTVLPPTPISHGVVGYVNPCKVYAFDKVEFTFKVDSEVLPHKLWTTPDYRQYVKFTAVFKKTDVVVNHWDVNVYYTHEHGTYFKTINMQVTRQTPGEKNMNICLDWVKDVVPESVTGKLSYFHGYSYDHKCVKDDMVVSIEWTGVPSEVQKNFTSYILPSYHTVPTYYYQQCVPRVLPMFEDYSAPVTYECAELYNTVRKYLYTVDYKHVYPAYVEFVKPFWFWVKHVVPSYYPEVEQFHFVPENRFVVEVEYPMYYTYPIVDVVVKSAYETVAFEHVPYYDWVWVFQPDSTVFTKYFEVMKSFGYVDSCVVNPVYEYAPYHYTAAKEPVYNEWVLYASDHPTTYTWAVYVQKMEKKHVAFKLVLNGHSVVVQPLFGKQYEEGTKKYTFTVDSELMYALEHGSTDVYPFKYYYVYDTIVFAVPNVSLYVTYDGYQVKIETPKTENVAFYGQCYV, encoded by the exons ATGAAGTGGTTAGTGTTAG CCTTTGCCCTTGTGGCGGCTACCAGCTGGGCACAGGGAAGTACCGTGAAAAGTGTCTTCGTCGGTACCGACGCACAGGAGTACGTGTACGAGTATGAGCTGGATGTGACGACCGGTGTGGTTGAGCCGGAGTACGGTTCCATGTACCGTGTTAAGGCTTTCATGCATGTCCGCCCAG ATCCCTCCGGCAATGGTACGTTCGTGTACTTTGACCAACCGAAGGTGTTCCTGTACACCGGTCACCTTCCGCTGCCGGTTGAGCCAACGGACGCTAACTACACCCAGTACGCCAAGCAGGCTGAACCCTTTGTGCAGCCGTTCTACGTGACGTACGACAAGTTCGGCATGGTGCAGGAAGTGTTCACCACCAAGACGGACGTGCTGTGGAGCGTTAACCTCAAGAAGGGTGTAGCCGGTATGCTGCAGCTGCCGGTGAACAAGATCCCAGCGAAAACGCTCGCCAAACCGTTCGTCTTTACCGAGACGGAGGAATCGGTCTATGGTAAGGTGAATGTAACGTACGCAGTGAACCCGCTGCACTACGAGACGGTCAAGATTGTTAAGACTCCAGACTATGAAACGTTCACCCATCTGCCGCACGTCATGTACTCGAACGTGGAATCGCACCAAGCGTTCCACAACTGGACCACCTGGAACTCGGTACTGCCGGTGGTGGAGTACGAGGTGCAGTACGGCAAGCACGGCGTGTACGTGCTGAAGGCACACTCCGAAAGCATCAAGTATGTGCAACCGTTCACCGTTGAGGGACAGAAGCAGTACGTCAAGACGGAGCAGAAGGTGAAGTACGTGCAGGCGGTTGCCCCGACCAAGCAGTACGAGTTCTCGAGCTTCCCT ATGTACCACTATGTCCACTACGAGACGTCGGAGTCTGTGTTTGAGGAGACTTATCCTACGCTCGCCACCTTCACGCCCGTGGTTGACATCTCCACCGTTGGTCCCAAGGTCCAGGCCATGCTGTACGAAGCTGTCCAGTATCTGCAG GAAACCCCGATCACGCACCAGCAAACGGACACGAAGCACGGCATCGTGATCACGCGCATCATCGAGTCGCTGAAACCGTTCACCGTCGAAAACTACGCTCAGTTCTGGACGGTGCTCACGAAATCAACCACCCCGAAGGATCTGATGGCCGTCGACATCTTCTACAAGGTGTTGCCGTCCGTTGGCACCAAGTACGCCGTCCAGTTCGTGATGGATATGGTGAAGAACCACAAGGTGAAGGATTCGGTCGCTTCCGGCATGCTGTTCTCGCTCGGTGTCAATGTGCGCGCTCCCTCCGTCGAGTTGCTGCACAGTGTCGAGGAGTTCATGAACTTCCCGAACTACGTCAAGCCCGATGTTGCGCACGCTGCCATCCTTTCGTTCGGTACGATGGTGTACAAAACGTTCCAGCACGATCACTACTCAACGGAGATCGAGAAGTACATCAAGGTGTACTACAAACATCTGAAGGAAGCGAAAACGTTCGAGGAGCAGCTGGTGTGGCTGCACGGTTTGAAGAACATTCAGCTCGGTACGGTCGGTGAGCTGCTGGTGCCGCTGGTCAAGGGCGAACAGGTGCTGGAGCTGGCATACGATCGCCACCTGCAGGTGCACGTGATCTACGCGCTGATGGAAATCATGGAACACGAGCATGACGCACTGTTTGAGGTTGTGTTCCCGATCGTCGTTGATGATACGCTGCCGGTGGAGCTGCGTGTGGCCGCCGTCAAGGTGATTGTTTCCATGGAGGATGTGCACTACTTTACGAAGCTGGTTGCGTTCATGAAGATGGAAAAGAATGTGCATCTGTACTCGTACTTTGTCACGACCGTGCGTAGCTTGGTCAACTCGGACGTTTACTTCGGTACGGACTTCTACCACTACCTGCAGCACGTTGTCACGGAGTTTGTGCACTACGATGCGGCCGTCGAGACGAAGTCGTTCTTCTACGACTACGTCGATCCGGAGCAGAAGGTTGGCAGCATCATTCGCGGTAACATGATCGCGGATGTGAAGTACAACAAGGTGAACCAGTTCTACGTTAGCTTCGCCCCGTACGTGATGGATCGCGTGTACGATCTGTACTCGGTGTACGTCAAGTTCGAGGGTGTGCACAATCCGCTGTCGCTGGTGTGGCCCAAGCTGTTCAACGTCGATCCGAAAACGATCAACGAACCGATCACGAAGAACCACGAAAACGTCCCGGTGCATGTGGAGTTTACGTTCATGGCGAACGGCAAGGTGGTGTACACGAAGTACTTCAACGAGGAAACGATCAAGCAGTTCTACACGTACACCTATCTGACTATCCTGAAGACGCTGCAGTACCAGTTCACGACGGTGCTGAATGTGGCCGAGGTTGAGCTGTACACGCCCACGTACGATGGTGTGCCGGCGAAGATTAACCTGAAGCTGCCAGTCGTCTCGCAGTTCAAGTACAACGTGGTGGTGCCCTCGACGACCAACGCTAACGAGGTGACGCTTACCGTGAGCAGCTTCTTCCGCATGTGGGCTCACGGTTACTACGGTGTGTCGGTGTACAATCCATTCGCCCTTACCTGGCAGGGAGCGCGCCGTGTTCAGGCGTTTGATTTCAACGTTCCGCTTGTGTTCGATGTCATCTTCAACTTCCAGCAGAACTCGTTCAAGCTCGTGTGGAGCAAGCACGCCAACGAAGCGTTCAACGTGGTCGGCTTCAAGTCGCACGTCAAGACGCAAGTGTACGCCCGCCCCGACACGGAGGTGGACTACCTGAAGTCGACCTGCCCCACCTGCTTCCACTACGAAACGGTGACGGCCGTCCCGGCACCCAAGAAGAAGGATGTCGTCCTGTACGAGGCACACTCCAAGTACACCGGTCTCCACTTCTACCTGTCCGTCTTTGACGTGGAGGTGCCACCGACCGTCAAGTACTACAAATCGCTTACCGACGTCTTCACCTCGGAGCTGTTCCACGACCTGGAGCACGTTACCGTGTTTGACTTTGTGACGAAGTATCTCACCTGGTTCTACACGACCGTGCTGCCACCGACCCCGATCAGCCACGGTGTCGTTGGGTACGTTAACCCGTGCAAGGTGTACGCGTTCGATAAGGTCGAGTTCACGTTCAAGGTTGACAGTGAGGTACTGCCGCACAAGCTGTGGACCACCCCGGACTACCGCCAGTACGTCAAGTTCACGGCCGTGTTCAAGAAGACCGATGTGGTCGTGAACCACTGGGACGTGAACGTGTACTACACGCACGAGCATGGTACGTACTTCAAGACGATCAACATGCAGGTAACGCGCCAAACGCCGGGCGAGAAGAACATGAACATCTGCCTCGACTGGGTGAAGGATGTCGTGCCGGAGTCGGTCACTGGTAAGCTGTCGTACTTCCACGGCTACTCGTACGATCACAAGTGCGTGAAGGACGATATGGTGGTGTCGATCGAATGGACCGGTGTGCCGTCGGAGGTGCAGAAGAACTTCACCTCGTACATTCTGCCATCGTACCATACCGTGCCGACCTACTACTACCAACAGTGTGTGCCGCGCGTGCTGCCCATGTTCGAGGACTACTCCGCACCGGTTACGTACGAGTGTGCCGAGCTGTACAACACCGTCCGCAAGTATCTGTACACCGTCGACTACAAGCACGTGTACCCGGCGTACGTAGAGTTTGTTAAGCCGTTCTGGTTCTGGGTGAAGCATGTCGTGCCGTCGTACTACCCCGAGGTGGAGCAGTTCCACTTTGTGCCGGAGAACCGATTCGTGGTGGAGGTTGAGTACCCAATGTACTATACGTATCCGATCGTGGATGTTGTGGTAAAGTCGGCTTACGAAACGGTCGCATTCGAGCATGTACCGTACTACGATTGGGTTTGGGTGTTCCAGCCCGACAGCACCGTGTTCACCAA GTACTTCGAAGTGATGAAGTCGTTCGGATACGTGGACAGCTGCGTCGTTAACCCGGTGTACGAGTATGCTCCCTATCACTACACCGCCGCCAAGGAACCGGTGTACAACGAGTGGGTTCTGTACGCTTCCGATCATCCCACGACCTACACCTGGGCCGTTTATGTGCAGAAAATGGAGAAGAAGCATGTT GCCTTCAAACTCGTCCTAAACGGTCACAGCGTTGTGGTTCAGCCCCTGTTCGGCAAGCAGTACGAAGAAGGTACCAAGAAGTACACCTTCACCGTCGACAGCGAGCTGATGTACGCCCTCGAGCACGGCAGCACGGATGTGTATCCGTTCAAGTACTACTACGTTTACGATACGATCGTCTTTGCCGTACCGAACGTGTCCCTCTACGTGACGTACGACGGATACCAGGTGAAGATCGAAACCCCCAAAACGGAAAACGTTGCCTTCTATGGCCAGTGCTACGTGTAA
- the LOC120900573 gene encoding zinc carboxypeptidase-like — translation MRSQCSSFLVLLVLGVASGELVRYDNFHLFRVAITDQEQLKVLQNVELQNDQLIFLDSPTQVGMNVSVLVSPRKLLDYLQLAKNAHLSSHLATTNFQAILDAENPPAKNKRSDEFGWEEYQTLDAIYNWIDELAVKYSSILTVQSIGQSYEGREMKVVKLSHQAGNPGIFIESNIHAREWITSATTTWLLNELLTSSDPAVQELLTSYDWYILPVANPDGFHYTKTTNRLWRKNRYPHNILCPGVDLNRNFPYHWMEGGASQVACNDIYAGPSPASEVETRNMMEYYETIVDRIELHLQFHSYGQYILLPYGYQDADYPDNYSDQLEIAEAAAIGFSKRYNTPYTYGTIADVLYVDSGSTTDWAHGYHKTPLSMCFEFRDNGAYGFVLPADQIIPNAEETLDALIAMLAKAKTMGYFQRS, via the exons ATGCGATCACAGTGTAGCAGTTTTCTCGTGCTGCTCGTGCTGGGTGTTGCATCCGGTGAGCTAGTACGGTACGACAACTTCCACCTGTTTCGGGTTGCGATCACAGATCAAGAGCAGTTGAAGGTTCTGCAGAATGTGGAGCTTCAGAATGATCAG CTCATATTTCTAGACTCTCCCACACAAGTGGGTATGAATGTGAGTGTGCTCGTTTCTCCACGAAAGCTGCTGGACTACCTTCAACTTGCGAAGAATGCGCACCTTTCCTCACACTTGGCCACAACCAACTTCCAAGCGATTCTGGATGCGGAAAACCCTCCCGCAAAGAACAAACGCAGCGATGAGTTCGGTTGGGAAGAGTATCAAACGCTCGATGCCATTTACAACTGGATCGATGAATTGGCAGTTAAGTACTCTTCCATTCTTACCGTCCAGAGCATTGGGCAATCGTACGAAGGTCGTGAGATGAAGGTGGTGAAGCTGTCCCATCAGGCCGGAAATCCTGGCATCTTTATCGAGTCGAACATTCACGCTCGTGAGTGGATCACCTCCGCTACGACCACGTGGCTGTTGAATGAGCTGCTCACGTCCTCCGACCCGGCAGTACAGGAGCTCCTCACGTCCTACGATTGGTACATTCTGCCCGTCGCCAATCCGGACGGATTCCACTACACCAAGACGACGAATCGATTGTGGCGCAAGAATCGCTACCCCCACAACATCCTCTGCCCGGGGGTTGATCTGAATCGTAACTTCCCGTACCACTGGATGGAAGGTGGTGCCTCGCAGGTAGCGTGCAATGATATCTACGCGGGACCGTCTCCCGCCTCGGAAGTGGAAACACGTAACATGATGGAGTACTACGAAACGATCGTCGATCGGATTGAGCTGCATCTGCAGTTCCACTCGTACGGGCAGTACATCCTGCTGCCTTACGGTTACCAAGATGCCGACTATCCGGACAACTATTCCGATCAGCTTGAAATAGCGGAAGCGGCTGCGATCGGATTTTCCAAGCGTTACAACACACCGTACACCTACGGTACCATTGCGGATGTGCTGT ATGTCGACTCCGGATCGACCACCGATTGGGCGCACGGTTATCACAAAACCCCGCTGTCGATGTGCTTCGAGTTCCGCGATAATGGTGCGTACGGGTTTGTGCTGCCCGCGGACCAGATAATTCCGAACGCCGAGGAAACGCTCGATGCTCTGATAGCGATGCTGGCCAAAGCCAAAACAATGGGCTACTTCCAGCGATCCTGA
- the LOC120900575 gene encoding zinc carboxypeptidase-like, translated as MIVKTVLLLLCCATGLLQGEQVRYDNYRVYEVSIADRTQLEALQYLERYPDGYLFWESPVQTNMKLNIVVPPHKYAEFEEMSNQLALKNRLRISNLQEVIDQESPKRSRRAFDWKEYQTLDEIYSWLDEKVAEFPAIVSVQTVGKSYEDRDIKAVKISYKEGNPGIFIESNIHAREWITSATVTWLINEFLTSTAPEVRELAENYDWYILPVVNPDGFNYTKTTNRLWRKNRYPHNVLCYGVDMNRNFPGHWMEGGASAVPCTDTYAGPEAGSEIETQHIMNYFVSVKDKVKAYLSFHSYGQYILFPYGHQNAEYSENYYDMMEMGEAAAVAIYNRYGTPYEFGTTADVLYIASGSSPDWAHGTHGTPVAATFEFRDNGYHGFILPPDQIIPNAMEVLDGLVAFCRKGKELGHLTV; from the exons ATGATCGTTAAAaccgttttgctgctgctttgctgtGCTACCGGATTGCTTCAGGGGGAGCAAGTCCGGTACGATAACTACCGCGTGTACGAAGTGTCGATCGCTGATCGAACGCAGCTCGAAGCGCTCCAGTATCTGGAACGCTATCCCGATGGA TACCTCTTTTGGGAGTCCCCTGTGCAGACGAACATGAAGTTGAACATTGTGGTGCCACCGCACAAGTACGCCGAGTTTGAAGAGATGAGCAACCAGCTTGCGCTCAAGAACCGTTTGCGTATATCGAATCTCCAAGA GGTCATCGATCAAGAAAGCCCGAAACGATCGCGACGTGCTTTCGATTGGAAGGAGTATCAAACGCTGGACGAAATCTACAGCTGGCTCGATGAGAAGGTGGCCGAGTTCCCTGCGATCGTGTCGGTGCAAACGGTCGGCAAGTCGTACGAGGATCGTGATATTAAGGCGGTAAAGATTTCGTACAAGGAAGGTAATCCAGGTATCTTTATTGAGTCAAACATTCATGCCCGTGAGTGGATCACATCTGCCACTGTGACGTGGTTGATCAATGAGTTCCTTACGTCCACTGCACCGGAGGTGCGTGAGTTGGCAGAGAACTATGACTGGTACATACTGCCGGTGGTTAATCCGGATGGTTTCAACTACACCAAGACCACCAACCGGCTGTGGCGCAAGAACCGTTACCCGCACAATGTGCTGTGCTACGGTGTAGACATGAACCGTAACTTCCCCGGACATTGGATGG AGGGTGGTGCCTCGGCCGTCCCTTGCACGGACACGTACGCTGGACCGGAAGCTGGTTCGGAAATCGAAACGCAACACATCATGAACTACTTCGTGAGCGTGAAGGATAAGGTGAAGGCTTACCTGTCGTTCCATTCGTACGGTCAGTACATCCTGTTCCCGTACGGTCATCAGAATGCGGAGTACTCCGAAAACTACTACGACATGATGGAGATGGGTGAGGCGGCCGCTGTTGCTATTTACAATCGTTACGGCACGCCGTACGAGTTCGGCACTACGGCTGATGTGTTGT ATATTGCATCGGGCTCTTCGCCGGACTGGGCGCACGGTACGCACGGCACGCCGGTCGCTGCCACTTTCGAGTTCCGCGATAATGGCTACCACGGATTCATCCTGCCCCCGGACCAGATCATCCCGAACGCGATGGAGGTGCTGGACGGGCTGGTAGCCTTCTGCCGCAAGGGAAAGGAGCTCGGACACTTAACGGTGTAA
- the LOC120900576 gene encoding zinc carboxypeptidase-like has translation MWFKLTLLLVAAIAWGGSAEQARFDNYRVYEVSIETERQLKTLQHLELNPDGYSFWESPVQTNMRLSIVVPPHKFAHFEELSVALALKTRLQIEDFQKVIDNERPMRSTRATFGWTDYYTVDEIYAWMDQMVAQNPTILSGSVYGKSFEGRDLKAIKLSHKAGNPGIFIEANIHAREWISSATATWLLNELVTSSNAAVQNLAQNYDWYFIMVANPDGLTYSKTTNRQWRKTRQPVNALCVGADPNRNFDYMWMTGGASSVPCSDTFAGLTAFSEPETKAMADYYATIADKINIQFSFHSYGQYLLTPFGFSGAPLPSNNADLQRIAAVTAAAIEATYGTRYTYGNSASVLYTTSGSTVDYFVGVHGTKLGFTFEFRDTGATGFVLPANQIIPNAEETLNGIIAFVAEAKTLGYV, from the exons ATGTGGTTCAAGCTAacgttgctgctggtggccgcCATTGCCTGGGGCGGTTCGGCCGAACAGGCACGGTTCGACAACTACCGCGTGTATGAGGTGTCGATCGAGACGGAACGGCAGCTGAAGACGCTCCAGCATCTGGAGCTGAATCCCGATGGGTACAGCTTCTGGGAATCCCCGGTGCAGACCAACATGCGCCTGAGCATCGTGGTGCCGCCGCACAAGTTTGCCCACTTCGAGGAGCTCTCGGTGGCGCTTGCACTGAAGACACGCCTGCAGATTGAAGACTTCCAGAA AGTGATCGACAACGAACGTCCGATGCGCAGTACGCGCGCCACCTTCGGCTGGACCGACTACTACACCGTGGATGAGATCTACGCCTGGATGGATCAGATGGTCGCGCAGAATCCTACCATTCTGTCCGGTTCGGTGTACGGCAAATCGTTCGAGGGACGTGATCTGAAGGCGATCAAGCTGTCGCACAAGGCCGGCAATCCGGGTATCTTCATTGAGGCTAACATTCACGCTCGCGAGTGGATCTCGTCCGCTACTGCTACGTGGCTGCTGAACGAGCTGGTTACGTCGAGCAACGCTGCCGTGCAGAACTTGGCCCAGAACTACGATTGGTACTTCATCATGGTCGCTAATCCTGATGGTTTGACCTACAGCAAGACCACG AACCGTCAATGGCGCAAGACTCGTCAGCCAGTCAATGCACTCTGCGTTGGTGCTGATCCTAACCGCAACTTTGACTACATGTGGATGA CCGGTGGAGCTTCATCCGTCCCCTGCTCGGACACGTTTGCCGGATTGACCGCCTTCTCCGAGCCGGAAACGAAAGCCATGGCTGACTACTACGCGACGATTGCGGACAAAATCAACATCCAGTTCTCGTTCCACTCTTACGGCCAGTACCTGCTGACTCCGTTCGGATTCAGTGGTGCTCCTCTCCCTTCGAACAATGCCGATCTGCAGCGTATTGCCGCTGTTACGGCTGCCGCGATCGAGGCTACCTATGGAACGCGCTATACCTATGGCAACAGTGCCAGTGTGCTGT ATACCACCTCTGGAAGCACGGTCGACTACTTTGTCGGAGTGCACGGTACCAAGCTCGGATTCACCTTCGAGTTCCGCGACACCGGAGCAACCGGATTCGTTCTTCCCGCTAACCAGATCATCCCGAACGCG